From Arachis stenosperma cultivar V10309 chromosome 2, arast.V10309.gnm1.PFL2, whole genome shotgun sequence, one genomic window encodes:
- the LOC130960211 gene encoding solute carrier family 40 member 2-like, with protein sequence MEENVALSLREPLMAPPHQHHHPSSSLITKLYFGHFLARWGTRMWEFSVGLYMINIWPDSLLYAAIYGAVESASTAVFGPMIGRWLDRLSYVKVLQLWLVTQNLSFVIAGVAVITLLVSSSLKYTNFLVFIQLVVLINVCGGISVLSTLAGTILIERDWLLVISEGEPPELLTKMNSVTRRIDLTCKLLAPVITGFIISFLSLKASAITLALWNTVSVWVEYWLFSSVYNGIPALKQSNQRRVAKILQSDDEERNEITLEGNSSQVDDISRSKSFCEWISEIPYVVAWRVYLQQEVVIPGIALALLFFTVLSFGTLMTATLEWEGIPAYIIGIGRGISAVIGIGATVAYPVLQSQISTIRTGLWSIWSQWTCLLPCVAAIWIHSGNISSYTLMASVALSRLGLWMFDLSVLQQMQDLVPESDRLVVGGVQNSLQAVMDLLAYIMGIIISDPRDFWKLTLLSYLAVTLAAVLYCVHVYRVRRHLFHFDRILWVKYFIRVAS encoded by the exons ATGGAAGAAAACGTGGCTTTGAGTTTGAGGGAGCCTCTCATGGCACCACCACATCAACACCACCACCCTTCTTCTTCTCTCATCACTAAATTATATTTTGGTCACTTCTTAGCAAGATGGGGCACCag GATGTGGGAATTCTCTGTAGGTTTGTATATGATAAACATATGGCCAGACTCATTGCTCTATGCAGCCATATATGGTGCTGTTGAATCTGCCTCCACCGCGGTTTTCGGCCCTATGATCGGAAGATGGCTTGATAGGTTATCTTATGTCAAG GTTTTGCAATTGTGGTTGGTGACACAAAACCTCTCTTTTGTTATCGCTGGCGTCGCGGTGATCACATTGCTTGTCTCTTCGTCTTTGAAGTATACAAATTTCTTAGTTTTCATACAGCTGGTTGTGTTAATCAATGTCTGTGGAGGCATTAGTGTGCTTTCCACGCTCGCCGGAACCATCTTAATCGAAAGAGACTG GTTGTTGGTTATATCAGAAGGTGAACCACCGGAATTGCTGACAAAAATGAATTCGGTTACAAGGCGCATCGATCTAACATGCAAGCTTCTCGCTCCGGTTATAACTGGCTTCATAATAAGTTTCTTGTCGCTCAAGGCATCGGCTATAACTCTAGCACTCTGGAACACTGTATCTGTTTGGGTGGAGTACTGGCTTTTCAGTTCTGTATACAATGGAATTCCAGCTTTGAAACAAAGTAACCAAAGAAGGGTGGCAAAGATTTTACAAAGTGATGATGAGGAAAGGAATGAAATAACTTTGGAAGGTAACTCATCACAAGTGGATGATatatcaagaagcaaaagtTTTTGTGAGTGGATCTCAGAGATACCTTATGTTGTTGCATGGAGAGTTTATTTGCAGCAAGAAGTTGTCATTCCTGGAATAGCTCTGGCTTTGTTGTTTTTCACTGTGCTAAG CTTTGGAACTTTGATGACAGCCACATTAGAATGGGAAGGCATACCTGCATATATCATTGGAATTGGAAGAGGAATAAGTGCTGTAATTGGAATTGGTGCAACAGTTGCATATCCTGTGCTACAATCTCAGATATCAACTATCAGAACTGGACTTTGGTCTATCTGGTCTCAG TGGACCTGCCTCTTACCATGTGTAGCTGCCATATGGATCCATAGTGGAAATATATCATCATATACTTTGATGGCAAGTGTGGCTTTATCTAGGCTTGGGTTGTGGATGTTTGACTTATCTGTACTTCAACAAATGCAG GACCTTGTTCCTGAATCAGATCGTTTGGTTGTTGGAGGAGTTCAGAATTCACTTCAAGCTGTCATGGATTTATTGGCTTATATTATGGGAATCATAATATCGGATCCCCGG GACTTTTGGAAATTGACTTTATTGTCATATTTGGCTGTTACGTTGGCTGCTGTCCTCTACTGCGTCCACGTGTATCGCGTGCGCCGGCATTTGTTTCACTTCGATCGGATACTGTGGGTTAAATATTTCATAAGAGTAGCATCTTAA
- the LOC130960419 gene encoding pentatricopeptide repeat-containing protein At1g63150-like: protein MSHVTTSPLLSLFNKHHHHHHHTLYSLTLLSLDLRFTHSYTPSSSSSSFECCDYLNQFLPSGTSNFKPLSIITPRERRLVLVGFSHIIKNNQGFILKDFSLRLCPFSLVNIMKLMPTHDAAFAFFKLALGDNHDSDEVVRSCCVAAHVLAAKKLQVLAQDMVSWLIARVGPSRRKELVQLIWKNHSWYESDFSVLNTLMRGFLNVGMSFEALDILHKMRVVGVFPSLSAITILIKLLLRVGDYGSVWKLFKDMLCMGPRPSVITLNAMIYGFCRQGRLVIGESLLHLMPKFGCRPDVITNNILIHTYCTRGKTSVAVDRLHSMMECGCEPSIVTFNTIMHALCREGNVVEAKKIFDEILDMGVTPNISVYNTLMDGYVKSREVGQAYSLYKEMRTKGISPDCVTFNILVAGQYKYGRKDELNNFLKDLIVLEPFPDCSYSDVAVSWLCWSGRPDEAMKCLQDLLEKGLTVSVVAFNSLIGAYSREGLEDKAFDCYQILVKFGFTPSSSTCNSLLMGLCRKGMPHEARTLLYRMLEKGFPINKVSYTLLLDACFKMNELDEALFLWTEMKERGIYPDAVAFTALIDGFAKAGMVEKAYEVFLEMSNIGFVPNNFAYNSLIWGFCKYGNMTDAVILEKEMRLKGLVPDTFTYNIIINGYCRQGKMKPAVDAFLDMHQIGVTPDIFTFNILVGGYCKAFDLVGADHIVNRMYTTGINPDITTYNTRLHGYCRVRKMNQAVIVLDQLVSAGIVPNTVTYNTMMGGICGDILDRAMILTGKLLKMGFIPNVTTTNILLSHFVKQGMPERALHWGQKLRDICFDFDEISYRIFDKAYRLIQDDVPLVSITYEKSLFLDFLMFIAFDYFSRNRPHGTENENSVKIIESLFPAL from the coding sequence ATGTCACATGTCACTACctctcctcttctctctctcttcaacaagcaccaccatcaccaccaccacacTCTTTACTCTCTCACTCTCCTTTCCCTCGACCTTCGATTCACACACTCCTACAcgccttcttcttcttcttcttctttcgaATGCTGTGATTATTTGAATCAGTTTCTTCCATCGGGGACCTCAAATTTCAAGCCTTTAAGCATAATTACTCCAAGGGAACGCCGATTAGTACTTGTGGGCTTCTCCCACATAATAAAGAACAACCAGGGTTTTATATTGAAGGATTTCTCTTTACGCTTGTGTCCTTTCTCTCTCGTCAACATCATGAAGTTGATGCCCACCCATGATGCTGCTTTCGCATTCTTTAAGCTGGCTTTGGGAGACAACCATGATTCCGACGAGGTTGTTCGGTCTTGCTGTGTTGCTGCGCATGTTTTAGCGGCAAAGAAGCTGCAGGTTCTTGCACAGGACATGGTTTCTTGGCTCATTGCGAGGGTTGGACCTAGTAGAAGAAAGGAACTCGTGCAGTTAATTTGGAAGAACCATTCCTGGTATGAATCTGATTTTTCTGTCTTGAACACTCTTATGAGGGGCTTTTTGAATGTGGGAATGAGTTTTGAGGCTTTGGATATTTTGCATAAGATGAGGGTTGTAGGTGTTTTTCCAAGTCTGTCAGCAATTACCATTCTTATAAAGTTGTTACTTAGAGTTGGTGATTATGGTAGTGTTTGGAAGTTGTTTAAAGATATGCTCTGTATGGGGCCTCGTCCTTCTGTTATCACGCTTAATGCGATGatttatgggttttgtagacAAGGGAGACTTGTTATTGGAGAAAGTTTGTTGCATTTGATGCCCAAGTTCGGCTGCCGGCCTGATGTTATTACCAATAACATTCTTATCCATACTTACTGCACAAGGGGGAAGACTTCGGTGGCGGTTGATCGTCTACATTCGATGATGGAATGCGGTTGTGAACCCAGCATTGTCACCTTCAATACCATTATGCATGCTCTTTGCCGGGAAGGAAATGTGGTTGAGGCCAAAAAGATCTTTGATGAAATTCTTGACATGGGTGTGACTCCCAATATTTCGGTATACAATACGCTAATGGATGGATATGTTAAGTCGAGGGAGGTGGGTCAAGCGTACTCGCTCTACAAAGAAATGAGGACTAAAGGCATTTCTCCTGATTGTGTGACTTTTAACATTTTGGTTGCGGGGCAATATAAATACGGGAGAAAAGATGAATTGAACAATTTTTTGAAAGACTTAATAGTACTAGAACCGTTTCCGGATTGCTCGTATAGTGATGTAGCAGTATCATGGCTTTGTTGGTCTGGCAGACCTGATGAGGCGATGAAATGTTTACAAGATTTGCTTGAAAAGGGGCTGACTGTTAGTGTGGTTGCGTTTAACTCTTTAATAGGAGCCTATAGCCGGGAAGGTTTAGAAGACAAAGCTTTTGATTGCTATCAAATTTTGGTTAAATTTGGCTTCACTCCCTCGTCGTCTACGTGTAATTCTTTGCTTATGGGTTTGTGTAGGAAAGGGATGCCACACGAAGCCAGGACACTTTTGTATAGGATGTTAGAGAAGGGTTTTCCCATCAACAAAGTTTCGTACACATTGCTTTTGGATGCATGCTTCAAGATGAATGAACTAGATGAGGCTCTATTTCTCTGGACAGAAATGAAAGAGAGAGGTATCTATCCAGATGCTGTTGCCTTTACCGCCTTAATAGATGGATTTGCTAAAGCAGGTATGGTTGAGAAGGCGTATGAAGTGTTCTTGGAAATGTCAAATATAGGTTTTGTTCCTAACAATTTTGCATACAATTCTTTGATTTGGGGGTTTTGCAAGTATGGGAATATGACTGATGCTGTGATCTTGGAGAAAGAGATGAGGTTAAAAGGACTTGTTCCTGACACTTTTACCTACAACATCATCATCAATGGATATTGTAGACAGGGGAAAATGAAGCCTGCAGTTGATGCTTTTCTCGACATGCACCAGATCGGTGTGACACCAGATATCTTTACATTTAACATATTGGTTGGAGGATACTGCAAGGCATTTGACTTGGTTGGTGCCGACCACATTGTTAACCGGATGTACACAACTGGCATCAATCCAGATATCACAACCTACAATACACGCTTGCACGGTTACTGCAGGGTTCGGAAAATGAATCAAGCAGTTATTGTTTTGGATCAGCTTGTTTCTGCCGGTATAGTTCCGAATACAGTGACATACAACACTATGATGGGCGGTATTTGTGGTGATATATTGGATCGCGCTATGATTCTCACCGGAAAGTTACTTAAGATGGGTTTCATCCCAAATGTGACTACAACTAATATACTCTTGTCTCACTTTGTTAAGCAAGGGATGCCAGAGAGGGCCTTACACTGGGGTCAGAAGTTAAGGGACATATGCTTTGATTTCGATGAAATTTCGTATAGAATATTCGACAAAGCATACCGTTTGATTCAGGATGATGTTCCTCTTGTGAGCATAACCTATGAAAAGAGTCTTTTTCTGGATTTCCTAATGTTCATTGCATTTGACTATTTTTCAAGAAATAGACCTCATGGAACAGAGAATGAGAATAGTGTAAAGATCATTGAAAGTCTATTTCCTGCTTTGTGA
- the LOC130959932 gene encoding uncharacterized protein LOC130959932, with amino-acid sequence MESTSNTNTNTNNKESSSSSSGRVRLSEVVADCVKRWFRDTMKEAKAGDVSMQVLLGQMYCSGYGVPKDPQKGRVWLTRASKTRSSVWKVGDKRPGYNASDSDSDEMKEDS; translated from the exons ATGGAGAGCACTAGCAataccaacaccaacaccaacaacaaagagagtagtagtagtagtagtggGAGGGTTCGGTTGTCAGAGGTGGTGGCAGATTGTGTTAAGAGGTGGTTTAGGGATACAATGAAGGAAGCTAAAGCTGGAGATGTTAGCATGCAGGTCTTGCTTGGTCAGATGTACTGTAGTGGTTATGGTGTTCCCAAAGATCCCCAAAAG GGAAGAGTTTGGCTGACCAGAGCATCAAAGACTCGTTCGTCGGTTTGGAAAGTTGGTGATAAGCGTCCAG GTTACAATGCTAGTGACTCTGATTCTGATGAAATGAAGGAGGATTCTTAA